Genomic segment of Xanthobacter dioxanivorans:
GGGCTCCAGGGTCTTGCCCTCGCAGGGGCCGTCGACGCAGCTGCCGCTCTCGATGTCGAACAGGGCGCCATGGCGGCCGCAGCGCAGGCGCGTGCCATCCTTGTTGAAGAATTCACCGCCGCCGATATTGAGCCAGGTGCCCTGGTGGGGGCACGCATTCACATAGCCCACGAAGTCCCGCGCCCCGGTGCGCACGATCACGATGCGGAAAGGCCGCGCCCCGCCGTCCTCGGTGATGCGGGACAGGTCGAACGCCCTGGCCTCGCCGGGATCGATGAAGCTGGTCTCGCAGATGGCATATACTTCGATTTCGTCGGCAGACATCCCGCTCACGCTCCTCGCGCGGCCCTCCCGAAAAGCGCCGGCACCTGTCGCAAATGGTACAGACCTGTCGGCCCCGCCCGCCGGAACGGCCGGCACGACCCGGACTGCCCCAATATTTGCATGAAGCATGCCGACGAGCGCCCGGGCCGGGATCCCGGTCCCTCCGGCGTCCATCCCGCAGGAAAGACACGCCATGCCGGCCATGAAGTTCTACATGACCCCCGGTTCCTGCTCGACCGGGATCCACATCATCCTGGAGGAGCTGGAGGAGGTGTTCGAGGCCCACATCGTGAACCTGCCGGCGGGAGACCATTTCAAGCCCGATTATGTGGCCATCAATCCCAAGTCGACGATCCCCGCCCTGGTGCGGCCGGACGGAACGACCCTGACCGAAGTGGTGTCCATCGCCTACTGGCTCGCGCGCAGCCGCGGCCGCGGCCGGCTCTGGCCGGGCGAAACGGAGGCCGAGACACGGGCGCTCGAAACCATGGTCTATGTGGTCTCCACCCTGCACGGCCAGGGCTTCGCGCGCCTCTTCGCCACGCCCACCTTCGCCGCCAGCCCGGGGGACCGGGCAAAGGTGGAGGCGCTGGGCCGCGACATCATCCAGCAGGGGTTCTCCATCCTCGACCGGGCGCTCGAGGGCCGGGACTATGTGGCGGGCCCGTTCTCGGCCGCCGATCCCATCCTCTTCTATGTGGAGTTCTGGG
This window contains:
- a CDS encoding glutathione S-transferase family protein: MKFYMTPGSCSTGIHIILEELEEVFEAHIVNLPAGDHFKPDYVAINPKSTIPALVRPDGTTLTEVVSIAYWLARSRGRGRLWPGETEAETRALETMVYVVSTLHGQGFARLFATPTFAASPGDRAKVEALGRDIIQQGFSILDRALEGRDYVAGPFSAADPILFYVEFWAEKTGIALPSNLAAHYRRMLERPVVRRVLREEGYNLALLGVEQSRPN
- a CDS encoding Rieske (2Fe-2S) protein, with translation MSADEIEVYAICETSFIDPGEARAFDLSRITEDGGARPFRIVIVRTGARDFVGYVNACPHQGTWLNIGGGEFFNKDGTRLRCGRHGALFDIESGSCVDGPCEGKTLEPIALAVVGRDVCLCGVALVEEEERPFPYDDFDDTMEIMISPD